Genomic window (Fusarium oxysporum f. sp. lycopersici 4287 chromosome 11, whole genome shotgun sequence):
CTTTCGACTCCACAGCTTTTGGTCTCCTCTCCGCATCCTCCAACCGCGGAGCGCCATCAGATCGTCACCTTAGTACACCAGAGCCGATAGGAGTGGAGATGAGGCTGCAGTGCCGGGCGTcagcgaggaagatggcACATCTCCTTATTCTTGGAATCGGCACTTTTTAGTCTAGTTTGGTCTTCACCAAGACTATTTCGCTGCAGAGTATGGGGCCGATACCAACGTAGCTCTCCTATATGGTATTGCTGCTCTAGTTCTAAGTAGACGAGCCCCCGGGGGCCAGCGACTGCCTGCGAACCTACTTGTAATCATTTCTCCTCAGACTCTGCAATGACGACACCTAGAATACTAAGCTTtgttttccttctcttgctgTTCAGCTGTTTTGCGAACTGCCTGCGTCGGTATAACTTCACTGTAACTAGCCAATGGAGTGCTGCTGATGGTCATGGCCGACCTGTCTTTGCCATCAATGGGCAGACTCCTGGCCCGCTAGTTACAGCTGAAGAGGGCGAAGAGATTGAAGTCTTCGTGGACAATCAGCTGGCTACAAAGACTACTATGCACTGGTAAGCTTTGCCGAGACCTGATGACGCGGTAGCTAATATGTTAGGCACGGTGTGTATCAAGTCGATAGACCATGGAATGACGGCGTACCTGGAGTCACACAGTACTCGATCCAACCCCGCGATAATTACACATATAGATTCACTGTTCAGCAGCAGTACGGAAGTTATTTCTACCACGGCCATTTTGGTCCCGCTTTTGCGGATGGACAAAGAGGGCCTATTTGGATATCACCAGCATCATGGCGTCCACGGCCTTACAaatccatctcatcatcctcgagcGACATCAAGGGCATGCAGCGTGCGGAAGCAAACCCGAGACATATTGTCATCAGCGCCTGGAACGCTGAACCGATGGACATACTACTTATCATGTAAAGGGACACGAATATAGTTCCCTGGTGCAGCAATTCCATCGTCTTGAATGGAAAAGGCAGAACATACTACCATTCGAAACAAGACATTGAAGACTCTGGTGGACCTGGTAGAAATGATCTAGGCTGTTTGCTCCAGGATAGGCAGGACATATACGCCAATCCACAGAGTTGCAAAGCTACTAACGGGGAGCTTGAGGTCATTATGGCTGAGGAGGGCGAAGAATGGGTTTGGATCAACTTCATCCATTCTGGGGCACATCATGAACTACAGATCAGTATCGACGAGCATGAGTTCTATGTAGTTGCTGCAGATGGAGAGATTGTTCATCCTCAAAAAGTCCATGCTGCCAACTGTAATCTTGGAGAGCACATCAGGTAAGACCCCCATTTGCAAACGCACGCTATAACTCAACTGGAAGTCTGACAACTTTATAGTATACTGGTGCATTTGAACCAGAAGCCAGGCGATTGTGGATGCGTCCATAGGTTCTGATAACAGAGCGGGTGTGCGGTAGACACCTTCCAGATCTGGGGTATTCTCCACTATAGCTCAAAAGTTAATGACTCGTCTGGCTTTGTTGTACCTAATACCAAACCTTGGGTCCACCTCAACGGCACTTTAGTGTCATCGTCATTGACAGCCATGGATGAGACAAAGCTGGCCCCTTTTCCTGAGAGACCACCCCCTCGCACTACGGATAGCACTTTGAGGCTCTCTGTGAACATGACTGGACCGGCTGCATGGTCGCTGGGGCTGGGATCTCACCAGGCGTTTCGCCAGCAACTGCCCCCGTTGCTCTGGGAGGATGAGTCTCGAGGTGATACCACATTTGGAGGTCATGGATCTCTCCTGAACGGATCTGTTGTAGATATTATCTTTGAGAATGGAGCCAACGTCACGACTCAACACCCATTCCACAAACATAACCATAAGGCTTGGATCATTGGTTATGGGCATGGTGGCTTCCCCTGGGCAACCATCGAAGAAGCTATCGATGAGGGCGCCGGGAAGTTCTTTAACTTTGAAGATCCTCCGATTCGAGACGGATGTAGGCTTGGGAATGCTACAGGCGACTGGACTGTTATACGGTATCAGATTACTTTCCCTGCAGCCAGCATGCTGCACTGTCATATGATTCACCATTTTGGGGTAAGTCGGTATTGCCCCTCACACTTAATCGCTGGATTAGCTAACATCCCGAAGGCTGGGCAGCAATtggttcttcttgaaggCGTTGAGTCAATGGCCAAGATTCCTCAGGAGGTCAAGAACAAAGTTCATGCGGATTTCGTACCAGATCTTCGATATGGTCCATTAGATTAGCAAAATGAATCACAACAGCCACTACTACCTAAAAGAAAATCTTCACATGTCCCGTAGATTAATTTTCTCGCCCAACCTGGTCGCTACAATCCGCCCAACTTCCTTCAACGACGCAGCCCCAATCATCTCTAACACACTAACCTGCAATCCAAAGACTTGGCCAAACCATCGCCGCAACTCAATCGCAGTAAGTGAATCAAGCCCCATCTCGGATAATTCGAGGTCGGGATCAACAGGTGCATCTGGtctgagaagaagctcgtTGACCTTTGTACCGATCTCCATAGATAGAAAATCAATAGACTCTTCTTTTGCAAGTGTTTCAATGGCATCTCCTTCACTGACGCTCTGGAGAAAGAACTTGAGTTGACTACTACCGCCTCGCGTGTCGGCTTGGTCTCCTGTTGAAAGGTTGTGATATGCGCCCAATCGACGATCACGACGCCAATTGGTAGGATTCTTGGGATCGtcgaggtgaagatgagatcTCAAGCCCATAATAATATGGCCATTGTTCTTCCATGGCGACAGCTCACCTGACGAGAGATTCTCGAAACTATCGCTGGTAGAGCTCCGGCCGCCTGGTGTCGAGATAAACTGTGAAGCCTCTACACTTTCGAGGAACTCCTTTTCTCTCACAAGGTGGAGGCCCTGGCGTTTAGAGCTGAGAAGTGATGACAGATTCTCTGCCAAGTATCCGATGTCTTCGATACTACGTATTGAGAGTACAAATGCGGGAAGACCGAGAGAGTGTCTATTCTGGCAAAATGATTCGATGAATGTGCATCCAGCTTTGTAGTTGCCCTGGCCAGACTGATAAGCAACCGTGACTATGGAGCTTGCTAACCAGAAGTGATCCAGTGGCTGGCCATGAAGCGCTCGGTGAAGGTTCCAGGTACCATTCACTTTGGGCTCGCTAGCATCCTTCCAATATTTCCACGTCATAtccagaagaggagagtcCTATACTGGTCAGTCGATTGCTTTATTGTCTGCATTGGCAACTTACCATTTGCACCATGAAAAAGTGAAAGACACCTCTGATGGGACAGGGGGCCTTTTTGATGGCATCTTCGACATCCTCCAGATTGTTGACACTCCCCTTGACTGTAATGACACTGTATCCCATGGCTCCAAGTCCTGCAGAGAACTTGCTCTCTGCCATGCCGCTCCTTGAGAGAAACACCAGATGCTTGGCCCTGCATTCCACTAGCCAAACCGCCAAAGCTTTACCGAGACCTCCGAAGCCGCCAACAAGAAAGTAAGAAGCAAGAGGATTAGAAACTAATGCTCTGAGTATTAGCATTGGCATCGAGGTACGATGGATCTGCCGGCATTTCAAGAACCACCTTCCCCATGTGTTGATTATCTTGGATGAAGCGAATTACTCGGGTAATACTGACAGCAAGTCATTTATAGTTCATGGATAAAAACATCGCATCTGATAAATATGGCTTTAGAGGCCTCAGAACTAATATCGGCTAATAAGATTCACTGTCGGAGTTCAGTGATTTGATCTCTTTCAGCCCTAGGATACTCTGCCACCAATCTAGATGCTCACGGATTCCCTTCTAGCCTTGATCCTGGGCCAGCGTTGTTTAACCTGAGCATTTGGGAGAGCAAAAGTAAGTCAACAAGGAAACGTAGGACTACAGTTTATTTCGCGTTCAGCTCCCGGTAACTAAAGCACGTGGTACAGACCCATATACGCCAAGGGACTGGTCCAATGATATCTATAATCACATTGGAGCAAACTTGACCCTATCGAATTAGCAATAGAGACATATTGCACTTAGACTAGTTACATGCTCTTCAAGGTTGTTGTAAGTATGGTAAATTTTAGAATAGGCCTCGTGTTACAATAGTCAATTGATTGTTATCTGCTCACCCTGATAGATTCGATTAATTAAAATATGTGCCCGGCAACTCTGGACTTGACATAGCCAAATTCTATATCATTTAAAATCTCAGGAGTCAAGGCCAATTGTACTGAAAAGCATTTCCATCCTGGGGAATGAATACATTCCGCTTTGAGATGGACTAATGCTGAGATCGGGCTGAGGAACTGGAAGTTAGGCTAACAGGCAGTGCTTTAGGTAAAATAGGCTACACGCCCTAGTAGTTCCACTTTTGGAAATACTTAGATCAAGCACCGCCACCGTGCTTTAGTTTCCAACTGGGCCGAGGCGTTCCTTTCAATAATCTTTCATTGGTATCAGAAGTGAGGAACTGTAGTGAACCGCCGCCCCAGACCGTCGACAGCTGGCTTCGCCTCACAACTGCACGAGAAATCTTGAGGATATACTCAACGAGGTGTTGAGAGTGAATCAGGATCCTTGAACGTAATGTTTTTAATCGGCGTACGGCATACTGGAACTGCGCCCAAAACATCTAGCTTGGTCAGGGATCTAAGTACTTAGATAGATAATGTTGATGAAAGTATTGCTTATGTATAGAAAGAAAATGGTTACCAGCTGCGCCTCGGCCAACTTCATGGGACAGCAGGTTGCTTCGCCGTATCCATAAGTTGCGCAATACAACGTGGCCGGAGGACCTTCCACATATGGAACTAACTCCACAATTTACACCCTATCAGCCTTACTAGCCAACAGCTGAGACACCATGTTATGCAGTTGGTTGATAAGTTGCATGGGTCAACCAACAGATGGTCAAAGCGGACAAGTAAAAGAGACAACAGAAAATGACCAGTCCCTGGGAAGCTAGGAGAAAACTTCTACAACGGAATTAGCGCCGAATCATTCGCTGTACGAGCGAGGGATCAAGGCTGATTAGCTGCTCTATATATAGCCGTGTGGTTCTTCACATGTAACCTCTTTCGCCTTCGATATTCCCTCATGCCAGTATACTCTCCCCGCTTCTAGCACAATATGACTTGGGATCGATATGAACTTGGCCAAAAGAACATTTTCTACGATGAAAAGAGACCCCTGATCCCGGTCAACGTGTTCCCTCCGCACGTAGAGCGCGTACGGAGACTAATCACGGACCTTTCTTGTGTAGTCAACGGGGAAGGCTTGGTCAATAAGAATGGGCTTATTTCCGATGATAAGTTGAAACCTTTACTATATGGCCCGGATCCAGATCCTGCCCTAGTTGCGGCGCAGAAGACTCTGAGCAAGGCGCACAGTCTCGTCAACGGTGGCTACAAAGAAGAGAGGTGGCAGGCTTTCTACGAAGCGGACTTTTTCGAGAGACTTGCCGGTTctctttcatcatccaaAGATGATACTAGACGGTAAACTTGTTGTAAAATTCATTTAGGCATTAGAGCTGATTGTAAACTCAAGCGTGTCGTACAACAAATATTATTACGACGCAGTTACGAGGTATGCAGACTTTCGCCTCTATTTTATCCACCAGGACGCTAACACAGTCGTCAAGAGAAACCAATGGGCTCTGGGACCTGTTTAAAAAAGACAAGGAGGCCGGAATAGGGCCATTTGAGAGCCTTAGTTGCCCTAAACCGGACCAAGCTTTCTTCCTTCCCATTTATCACAACCGTCATCCGGCCGGCATTCCTACTGTGGTAGACCCCAATGCTAGACAGTGGAATAGGGCTCAAGAGATATCAGCCATGGAACCGTTTACATGGTCAACACTTCAAAAATTACACGAATTTGGCCTCCAACCAGCACCTTCTCGCCTTTTTGAAAAACCGCCACTGGAAGCCAATCTCAAATGCTACCCTTGGCTTGTAGTCGAACACAAGAGAGAGGAGCAGCCCGTGCGAGATGTGTGTTGCCAGGCCGCTAATGCTGCAGCGTGCGCAATTGGTTTGATTAGGCACACAGCTCAGTATGCTGTAAAGCTGCCGAAACATGCGCACATCCCCCCCATGCCCGTCATCACTACTATCGGACCTAGCGTCACAGTGTGGATCATGTATTATGCCACAGATTTCGACGCCCCGTGCGGCCACCGAGAAACCACAGAGGTAACAGTGAAGAGACGCAAAGAGGGATGTGTAAGTCTATCTATCTGTTTGGATTACCCATGTTCTCTAGCTGACTTTAATTGAGATTATGCGCGTTATTTGGAACGGTGAAATGACCAAGCTTGCTGACGTTGTTATGTTCCAAATGGTCCTTGACAACGCGCATACCTGGGCCACACGAGCTTTTAAACCTTTGATGTCTTCGTACATTGAACAGTGGCAGCATGTATTCGATGAATCAACTGTCAGCTTAACTTCTGGTCATAGTCCGTTCTTCCTGTCAAAGAAACGTCGCGAAAAGACAGTTGAGCAGCGACGAGCCATTCTTCCGATAGTCCAAGGCCTGTTAGATGACCGAGCCTCCTTGGAACTTGATGAAATGGCCAATACGAAGGTGACTCCTTTATTTCTAGGCTTACTGATGCATCAAATCTGCTCGTCGGAGAAGGAGTTTATAACTAGTGAAGTTGATAGAGTCGTTTCTCAGAAATTAGAGGGGCTGTCCATGAAGGGATTGGCAGCTGGTAAGCGGTATAGTTcccgaggaggagagaatGCCCAATCTCAGTCACACTCTGATTCCTATTCTAACTACCAGGAATCGATTTTCGGGTCGCGTCAAACCAGTCAATACTTGCAacttgacgacgatgaccCGAACGACTCCGACTACAGGCCGTCACAAgattcttcagcttctgttCAAACGACATCCTTTCTGGCTCTTGAGCCTCCTCATTCAAATACTGCAGGTGTCTTTCCTTCAGACTATCCGTTTTCTTTCCATAGTTTGAGGGGTATTTCAAAAGGTTCGGAAGTCCagccatcagcatcgaaaGCAGATCGCCTCTTCAATAGCCCCGACGAAGATGGACGGGGAACCCCATCTATCTCTGGCGGCCAGGTTACTCCAAAGCCGACCCGCTCACCGCTGCTCTCTATACTTATGTCTGGAGGTTCAGGTTCGCTAGCTGGAAATGTGTCTCGAGAGATATCTAAGGGAACAACACCTTCTGGGTCACCGGTCTTCACTGACCGATCACCACCTGAAAGGCGGGGATTGTCTCCCGGACGACAATTTGGCCAGCCGAATCCTTCACAGCCTCCTAGTCCCCTGGAAGAGGCTAGCGAGAAGAGGCAATTTGAGGATGCAGGTCAAGATGAGAGCGACTACATTGATTTGACAAGAGACAGCCAGGAAAGTGCTTCGTAAGCTTGGGCTTAGCGAGAAAGACACCATGTAGTTATACAGGTTTTACAGGTTAGAAAATCGTTGATTAAATGGCATTGTTTCAATCATGATACATACTCAAATGGTCCGGATTATGGGTGGTAAGTATTCATTAAAAATCACATATCCGATCCCTCCGATCCCTCCGATCCTTCTGAGTTGTCTCATGCCTCCAGTTGGTGAAACTTTACACAGTGTCTGCTGAAACAGTAGTTGGGGGAAGGGGGCTGTGTTTTTAACGACTGATGGAAGGCTGAAGGTGAGTCCATTGTTATTTTTATTACAGTGTGGCGTATAAATCATCACGTGGCTACTTAGATATAGTTATGTAACAGCTATGGCATACTAAGATGTTTATCTACCTCGCTATTTCCCCCAGAGACATCTGGGTCGTCTTTTTTATTACCTCCGTTTTGATGCCTGTTGGCTAAGCCAGTTTCGATATTTAATAAAGTGAGGCTGACAGGGCTCGAGGTGTTTAATTCCCTGATACTTCGATAATGCAACATAGGGTCAATCTTTCTCGTAAACAGCAGTTTTTCTCTATCGACAACCGGCGAACCGATGAGTGTTGAGGTATCGACAAACCCAAAGTGAGGAAGCCGATGGAGTCGTGCTATGGCATGAGCatcgagaagatgagaagaggcATTGTCGTGATCGAGGGGCCTGAACCAAATACCCGTCGCGCGGAATGCGATATTGCCGTGTGCATAAACCTCCACGCATGGCAAAACTCTAAATCGTCTCCATGCTCTGGCGTCCAGGATATCTGCCCCTACACTGATTTCTATCTCTTCAATGACTGAATGACTGTAGGTAAAGCAAGCTCAGGTACATTTCGTGCCAGGCCTCGAGCCTCCGACAGTATGAGTAGCCGAGATTCAGCATCTATGTTAGCTGGATGTAGAGTGAAATGGGAGCGACTCTGTGACTCGATGATGGTGATCTTGGCGTGGACAAGCTCACTGGTAGTTGATGATGTGGCGCTCTTCATACCCCGGAAGTGGGAACCATAGATGAAGCATACATGAGATAGCTGATTGTATATCCGCGAGCAGTCAGCATTGCGGGGAGTATCTCCGGAGTCCACCCGCTTGGTGTGGCTGTCTTGATGATACGTACTTGTCCCGTGTAGTGCTTGGACCAAAACGAGCCACTGTATGAAGAGACTGTAAAGTCGTACCACGACGACCCGTCCATGTCGTTGAGATTGTGATTGCGTAGGCTCGTCGAGATCTCCACTGTATCAGCAAGCAACAAAGCTTTATGAGCCACAGCGTGGCGTAGACGGTAGCCAGAGTCTCGAGGCGAATGCGTGACTCGCCTAATCGCCTCACCAGCAATGGCAATATACGCAGCAAATGGAAAGACAACATCATTTCGCAACTTATGATCCAACAGCCCGGGAAGGTCATCCGTGCTGAGGTGGTTTCGCCAATGAGTTGCAGTGGACGTCAACGTCTGAATAACGTGATAAGACGCGTTTTCTTGCTGCGATGAGGGAATGCTCGCTGAAGTCGACTAAAGTGACATGCTGATCTTCGGCTCCCGGTGAGCATCACGCATAGCCTCTGCTAGAAAGTACCCAATTCCAACGCCAATGTCGACATGTCTCTTGGAGAAGTTACCGGAGAAAAGCGGGCGGAGGTCATTATTTGTAGAACAGCCCCAGTAAACTGGCATAGAGAAGCGTAGAACATATATGTCATAAATAGATATGTAAAACGGGGTATAACCCGATGGCCCAGCGTATGGAGTGACTGGCATGTCTTTTGCTGTAAGTCGGGAGAATACGTTTAAAGAATCTAGACGATTTGGAAATGACGCGGTATTATGGATTGCTATGCTTCGCCAGTTGCACATTGATGGAACAGAAGGAATCAAGCTGCAGGTTAAGTAGCTAGCTGCTGATGACATATCTTCCGGTCTGGAACCGGAGTTGTACTACTGAAAACGCATGTCGAGTACAGTGCACTGAACTATGTAACTGCCGACAGGCGCCAACGTCGCTCTGACAATTGTGTGCATTCTACTAGGATTGGCGTACAAGATTGGATGGCTTCTCAAGACCAACCATGGAGTGCTTCTCGGGGAGGAATTCGGGACACATCTAGTGGCGGCCAATGACGGCAAGGTCTTACGGGGATGCGTTGGCTTGTGCAACAAGGCCATTGTACACGATTCTTATGCCAAGCATAACCATTCGTATGGCTTGGTCCTGGGTGCCTATGCATGGTAAATAAAAGACTTGCTTGCTCAGAGCCTTGAAATTGAGCGCTTTATGTTGAAAGGGCGGTATAGTTTGCTCAGCTTTGGGTGCAATCAATAAGTAATGAATGCTACTATTCCCAGAAGAAGCCTCACATCCGCCGTGGCGTAACTGTTGTTCACTTCCAAGCGGCATGATCTTGTTGGGCAATAGGCACTATCAGCGTCGCGTCGCGAACCACATTCCGGGCTTCGTAATTCGGATCCACGATGCTGATCATAATTACCATCCGATAGATTAGATTGCGGCAGCATCTTTTTCGCACCAATGTCTTTGAGGCTAAGAAATGATATATCCGGGTTAATTCCAAGGCTGGTCTCACATTGCCGCTCATCTATGGAGTAAACGCGTATTAATTTCGGTGCTGAGAGGAATTGCATCACCCATCCCGCGAGCTGTGTCAATTGTCTTGGGGAATTGTCGTAAAGAGTAGTAATGTTCAGCGACAAGCTGCTCAGCCCGTGTATACTTGGCACACGACGCATTCAATTCACTGATATAAAGCATCGAGCGTCATGAGCTGATTGCTTCTTCTTATGTGAAACCGATAACCTTCTTTATCCAGGTTTCATCGCCTTTCGTCTCCGGGATAAGCATAACACTATCCCGTGGTGCGTAAACAGATGGCCGTGCTGGTGGCCTACTACTGGCCCACTGTTCTGACCAGGATGCGGCTCCGcattcatcaacctcgatcCTTACCGTAAAGCAATTGACGCATCGTGAGGTTTAATAGAGAGTCATGAAATGAGGCTCATGTCAAGACTTTTAGTAAAATCTAGTTCAATATTCTTAGCTAGTCTTACAACTGGATCATCATCACTTCTAGCAAGACTTGGCATTAAGCTAAAGAAGCTTGATCCCTCCGTTTCAACTCGCATCATTGAAACACGCTCCCCACAAAAGACTAACCCTTTAATCCCAAGCTCAACCATGTCATCAAGTTTCATATCCCAAAAATACTGCCGACGTTCCACGGAATAAACAACAATGTCAAAAGTCCGCCAATAACAGTATAATCCTCTTCTTGGCGTGGTTGGGATGTTAACGACTGGGTCGCGATACGGCCTGTCTCAAGTTTCAAGTTAACAAAACAGGGCCAATTTTCTGGAAGAATTCTAGGAAAACATATTCTCCGCTGCTTACGGTAAAGCCTgcgagagaagaagttggccGAGATAAATATACCAATGCCTTCCCACTAACTTATCTCTCTATTCCATTTTCTGCTATTCACTCGTTCGTTTCTTGTTTATTTCACCacattcttttttttattcaCCATGAagtctctctctcttctctccgtGGCTGTCGCCGCGCTGGCCTCCAACGTTTCCGCCGCTGGCGTAACCGGCACCCCCGAAGGATTCGCCTCCGAAGTCACAGGCGGCGGTAGCGCCGAGGGCGCGTACCCCAAGTCAACCGATGAGCTGGTCTCTATGCTTGGCGACTCTACCACGCGCGTCATCTTGCTCGACCAGGAGTTCGACTTCACCGGTACCGAGGGCACTGCGTCCGAGCAGGGCTGTGCTCCTTGGGGTACGGGCTCGGGCTGCCAGACGGCTATCAACAAGGATGATTGGTGTAACAACTATCAGCCTGATGCCCCCAAGGTCGATGTTAGTTACGATAAGGCGGGCTTGAACCCGATTATTGTCAACTCGGATAAGTCgattgttggtgttggtgcgAATGGTGTtatcaagggcaagggtCTTTATATCAAGGGGACCaagaatattattattcAGAACATCCATATTACTGAACTGAACCCTCAGTATGTTTGGGGTGGTGACGCTATTACCCTTGATGGAGCTGATCTTGTTTGGATCGATCACGTCACAACCTCCAACATTGGCCGACAGCACATCGTCCTTGGCACCAACGCCGATAATCGAGTCTCTATCACCAACAACCACATCAACGGCGAGAGCCAGTGGTCTGCTACTTGTGATGGACACCAGTACTGGTCCATGTACTTCACCGGTTCCAGCGACGTAAGTCCCCCAATCTCACCCTCTATCTCTAATCTATctatactaataataaccaGATGATCACCATGAAGAACAACTACATCACCAAGACCTCCGGTCGCGCCCCCAAGGTCGCCGGAAACACCGTCCTCCACGCCGTCAACAACTACTGGTCCGACAACTCCGGCCACGCCTTCGAGACCAGCGACGAAGCCAAGATTCTCGCCGAGGGCAACCTCTTCCAGGACGTCAAGGCCGCTATCGAGGAGGGATCTACCGGTGCCATCTTTGCCAGCCCTGATGCTTCCGCCAACGCTGCTTGCTCCAGCGATGTTGGTCACGTTTGCGAGGTTAACCAGTACGATAACTCTGGTTCGCTGTCTGGTACCGATTCtagcttcttcagctcttTCGGTGGAAAGGGTGCTGAGGCTAAGCCTGTTTCTTCCGTCACTGGCCTTGCTGCCAGTGCTGGTTTCGGAACTATCTAAGTGGTTTGTAGGGGTATTGATGACCTCTGGAATCACTGGGAAACAGTGGAGATGTTGCTTTCGATGTATATAATCTCGAACTTTCGGGCTTATATCGAGCCGGAGGTATATAGAAACAAGAGTTAATATAGAGACTTCAGTTTCAACATGTTTGAACTCAATAGTGATCCCCAAGACCATTGCATAAACGCTACTCAGTCTCGTAGCGAGCCCCTGGAAACAGAACCTTGAGCGGTCTGCGAAATCCAGGCGTTCTAGTCTAAACATACCCCTACATAAAGACTGAGAGGATATTGGGGGAAGTTTCATAATCAATTTCAGGTTCTCATTTTGGGTATCACTATCCAAACAACGACCGCAGATTATTCTCCTCCATAACATCAATCCAATGCACACTCGTAGCCCCCGACTTCTCTTTATCATACTCATTCCAAATCGTCTGCACCAACGTCTTGGCCACAACAATTGGTCTAGGCGGCAACAGCGCTTCCAACGCATCGAGCCTCCCAACGATGAAACATCTCGCCTCAACAATCTTCATGCGCGACTCTGTAGCAGTAGATGTAGATAATCGCTCGATGTCCTCGTCTGCTTGGATGAGTTGTCCGATGTAATCTGATAACCCGCAATGCTCTGTGCTACCGAGGTCAAAAGGCGTTGGTGTCGCGAGAGGGACCTGGGTTTCGGGGCTTGAGATCGCATCGGAGGGCTCGAAGCGAAGACCGGTGCTGGCGGTGATGCAGAGCAGGGGTTGGGTCATTTTACTACCTGAGTCCGCGGGGAGTTGCTCGATCAATTTTGTTAGACGGAGACTTAGTGGTGTGATGCATTCTTCCCATGGGATATGTGCATCTGCTGGGCCGGAGAGATTATCAGGTAATCTCAGAAGCACCAGCTCCGGAAAGGTTTGGTAGATATGGATAAGGCCAGCGAGACGATATGCTTCAGCGACGTTGACTAGATGACGACACGGTGTTTTCTGATCTCCCGTCTCAGTATTCGCAGGTGCCGACTCAAAGTCTAAACCCAAAAGCTTCTCCTCCAACGTTTTTGCTTCCTCAATCATATTCAATGCAGTAGCGTGATCGCGCGTCGCAAAAGGTCCAGGATGTTTGACATGGTATCTGTAATTACGACAGAGTCTCAAAGTCTGCGTCAGAAGTCGCGATACTGTATTTGAAACACCCGTCCATGGA
Coding sequences:
- a CDS encoding hypothetical protein (At least one base has a quality score < 10), whose translation is MAEEGEEWVWINFIHSGAHHELQISIDEHEFYVVAADGEIVHPQKVHAANCNLGEHISILVHLNQKPGDCGCSGCAVDTFQIWGILHYSSKVNDSSGFVVPNTKPWVHLNGTLVSSSLTAMDETKLAPFPERPPPRTTDSTLRLSVNMTGPAAWSLGLGSHQAFRQQLPPLLWEDESRGDTTFGGHGSLLNGSVVDIIFENGANVTTQHPFHKHNHKAWIIGYGHGGFPWATIEEAIDEGAGKFFNFEDPPIRDGCRLGNATGDWTVIRYQITFPAASMLHCHMIHHFGAGQQLVLLEGVESMAKIPQEVKNKVHADFVPDLRYGPLD